AGAGCAGTACCAACGGGGAAATGGCGCGACAGACCTTTTATCCGCCTGCGACATCTGATGGAGACTTTGGTCCCACGACGTCGCACCGGATGGAAGCTTATGAAACGCATGCGTCCGCGCTGGCGATTTCCGCTGTCCGCCAGGCCTTGCAGGACGGGAATGTGAATTCCGATGAGATCACTCACTTAGTGACGGTGTCGTGCAGTGGGTTCAGCGCCCCCGGTTTTGATATTCTGTTGTTGAAGGAGCTCGGTTTCTCGTCAGATGTGTCACGCACTCACATCGGTTTTATGGGCTGTCACGGCGCGTTGAACGGATTGCGGGTGGCGAAATCGTTTACAGACAATAACCCTGAAGCACGCGTTGTGGTCTGTGCGGTGGAGCTGTGCAGCCTGCATCAGCAGTATGGCTGGTGTCCGGATAAGATTGTGGCCAATGCGCTGTTTGCGGACGGGGCGGCTGCGGTGGTCGGAAAACAGGCGTCGGATCCGGCGGAAGAAAGCTGGAGGCTGGTTTGCTCGGGTTCCACGGTGGTGCCTGATTCAGAAGAGATGATGAGCTGGCGGATTGGCAATCATGGATTTGAAATGACGCTTTCTCCCCAGATTCCGGATTTGATCAATGCAACACTGCGAAACTGGCTGGAGCAGTGGCTGGCACAACAGGATTTGACGATTGAAGAGATCGGCTGCTGGGCCATTCACCCGGGCGGTCCTCGCATTCTGAATGCGGTCGCGGAAGCGGCGGGATTTGATGAAACGTTACTAACGCCCTCGCGCGAAATTCTGGCAGAATTCGGCAATATGTCGTCGCCAACCGTGTTGTTTATCCTGAAAAAACTGCAGGCAGAGAACGCGGCATTGCCGTGCGTGATGCTGGGCTTTGGTCCCGGACTGACGATTGAAGCCGCACTGGTTCGTTAATCGGAAATCGCAACTGGTTAGGCTGACGGTTCTGTTGCATCCCGTTCGGTCGCCAACGTGAAGAATCGTCCGAGGGGACTTAACAGGAGCGCCGGTAAGACGATCAGGTCTCCCAAAATTGCCATAAACAGCAGGCCGAACATCATCCAGGCAAAGCGTGAGGTCGGAACAAAATTGCTGAAGGCAAAGACCAGTAAACCGAGGCCGCAGATCAGTGAAGTCTGGATCATCGCTTTGCCGCAATGTCGATAGGCATACAGCACAGAATCGACGGCACTATAACCTGCATCGAGTCGACGCCGAAAGAACGTCAGATAATGCAGTGTATCATCGACGGCAATTCCGAGTGCTACACTGGCCGTCATTACCGAGCCGATGTCGACAGAGACGGAGAGCCAGCCTAACAGGCCGAAGATCATCAGAGGGGGGAAGACATTCGAGACCATCGAGACCAGGCCGGCGACGATGCCACCTTGAACGATGGTCATGACGACGGCGATGATCACAAAGGCAAACAGAAAACTTTTGAAGAGATCAACCATTAATTGACGCTGGATTTCGTGGACTAAAGGCATGATGCCGGTTCGTTGTGTTGCAATGCCGGGGGGGACGGTTTCGAACGAGCTTTGAATTGTCGTATCCACTTTATTGCCGATCATATCCAGATACGCATTATAGTCGGCGTTGTTCAATGAACTGACATACGTGCTGATGCGAAACTGACGCTGCCCCTCCTGTTCTTTCAGGTAGCCTGAGTCGATGAACCGTGATTTCATTCCCAGCAGAGCTTCGTTGGCCTGGTATTGAAACAGTTGAGTCGAGAGATTGGCTGGGCGGGGGAACCGTGGTGCGAACGTCATCGTGGAAATCGTTCGGTTCAAGTTTTCCGTTTTTTTGAGTTCCTGTTCGATATTCCAGACCATCAGTAACTGCTCCCGAAACGAAAGTTGTGCTTCCGGCGTGCAGGTCAAAACGACTTCAATGGGAACGAGGGAGCCGACATTGTCTTCCAGCCAGTGATAGTCATTCAGGATTGTGCTCTGTTCGGGAAACAGCGTTTCGATGCGGACCGACGTGTTGATTCGGGAAATACCGAAACCAGCTGCAGCCATCGCTGCCAGTGAAACACAGGCAATGGGCAGATGTTGTTTGTTGAGTGCGGCTGTTAAATAAAACCAGACGTCATGTCGCGCGGATTGGGAACTCTCTGACTCTGTTGCTTTCGGGGGCTTGTTTTTGATGGGCCAGACAGAAAACATACCCGGGATGAGCGTCAACAGTAAGCCGGTGGTAATCAGAACGCCACAGGCGGCGTATCCTCCGAACAGCCGGATCGGGGTTAACCCGCTGACTAAGAGTGAGGCGAGTCCGATGGCGGTCGTACCAGCAGAGAGCAGGCAGGGCAACCAGCCGATTTGAAACGCGTAGGCCGCCGGTTGTTTGATGCTGGGATCTTTGACGGCATCAAAATAATAGTTGACCAGATGAATGCCCCCCGCCACCGCCAGCACCTGAATCAAGGGGGGCATGACAATCAGGAGGGCGGTAATACTTTCGCCGCTGTAATGAATGAGGGCGAGTGTGATTCCCTGGGCGAGTAACGAAAGTCCGAATACCAGGAGGGCCGCCCGAAACGAACGCAGGCAGATCCAGCAGATGAAAAGCACAATCAGCGTGGAAGGGAGTACAAAACGGTCGAGTGAATCTTTGCTGGCGAGATCAATTTCCAGGCCATCAATGATCGGTCCTGCCAGATGAACTTGATCTGTGTCGAGTTGACAGTGTTGCTGTAACGCGTCGCGAATGGAAGCGACCAATGCTTTCCGTTTCTGCAAACCTTCCGGCGTAAAGCTGACGATGATGCAGGTGGTTTTGCCATCTGCGCCGATGAAGGTGCCGCGTAGTCTGCTGTGAACTTCTTCCGTCGTCAGACCCATCTGAGGCGCATTCAGGGAACGATAGAGTTCGCGTCCTGAAATGACGCGTTCGAAATACCATTGTTGCTGTGCATCCTGAAATTCGTCTGCGGTGCGCAGGGCTTTGACGAAGTGATCCAGGTCGGGGTTGTCAATCGTGCATTCGGGCCAACTGATGATGACGGTATCGCTGTTTCCAAACACCTGACAGAATTGATCGTAGTCATTGCGCGCGGGGAAGGAAGAGCTGACCCAGTCGATGGGTGAGTTGACTTTGGTCTGCATCGCCTGCGAGGCGCCGTAGCCGATCAGAGGGAGCAGCAGGAGCAGGTAGCTTACCAGTAACCAGAACCGTCTTCGGTTAATCGACATGCAGCAAGAGCTTTAAGATGACTGAAATTGAGAATGGAAAAGATCGAATTATGATCAGGAAGTGCATGGAAGATCTTCAGGCGCTGATTTTTTCCGGAGTTTTGACGGGCTCCGGAGTTTTGACGGGAACCGGTTTTGTTTTTCGTTTTCCCAGGGGGCCAAAAAACAGGAACGGATAACCGGGAACTTTCTCTTGATAGTCTTGATACGGTTTTCCAATATAAAACAGGAGTCGCTGGTCTTTCAGATAGCTGCCCAGGAAAATGTAAGTCGTCCAGATACCGGTCAGAATGGCCCGGTCGAGTGTCATCACGGGGGTGAACCAGAGTAAG
This genomic interval from Gimesia alba contains the following:
- a CDS encoding type III polyketide synthase, with the protein product MPLAGAVVAFACCGGNRAAFISFVSGSGAADCRPFKSLKNSALSARASMSFELLGIGTTTPQHSIEQADAAVHAEALSCSAVSTDQQRRLLPILYRRAGVKTRHSVVLESSTNGEMARQTFYPPATSDGDFGPTTSHRMEAYETHASALAISAVRQALQDGNVNSDEITHLVTVSCSGFSAPGFDILLLKELGFSSDVSRTHIGFMGCHGALNGLRVAKSFTDNNPEARVVVCAVELCSLHQQYGWCPDKIVANALFADGAAAVVGKQASDPAEESWRLVCSGSTVVPDSEEMMSWRIGNHGFEMTLSPQIPDLINATLRNWLEQWLAQQDLTIEEIGCWAIHPGGPRILNAVAEAAGFDETLLTPSREILAEFGNMSSPTVLFILKKLQAENAALPCVMLGFGPGLTIEAALVR
- a CDS encoding efflux RND transporter permease subunit is translated as MSINRRRFWLLVSYLLLLLPLIGYGASQAMQTKVNSPIDWVSSSFPARNDYDQFCQVFGNSDTVIISWPECTIDNPDLDHFVKALRTADEFQDAQQQWYFERVISGRELYRSLNAPQMGLTTEEVHSRLRGTFIGADGKTTCIIVSFTPEGLQKRKALVASIRDALQQHCQLDTDQVHLAGPIIDGLEIDLASKDSLDRFVLPSTLIVLFICWICLRSFRAALLVFGLSLLAQGITLALIHYSGESITALLIVMPPLIQVLAVAGGIHLVNYYFDAVKDPSIKQPAAYAFQIGWLPCLLSAGTTAIGLASLLVSGLTPIRLFGGYAACGVLITTGLLLTLIPGMFSVWPIKNKPPKATESESSQSARHDVWFYLTAALNKQHLPIACVSLAAMAAAGFGISRINTSVRIETLFPEQSTILNDYHWLEDNVGSLVPIEVVLTCTPEAQLSFREQLLMVWNIEQELKKTENLNRTISTMTFAPRFPRPANLSTQLFQYQANEALLGMKSRFIDSGYLKEQEGQRQFRISTYVSSLNNADYNAYLDMIGNKVDTTIQSSFETVPPGIATQRTGIMPLVHEIQRQLMVDLFKSFLFAFVIIAVVMTIVQGGIVAGLVSMVSNVFPPLMIFGLLGWLSVSVDIGSVMTASVALGIAVDDTLHYLTFFRRRLDAGYSAVDSVLYAYRHCGKAMIQTSLICGLGLLVFAFSNFVPTSRFAWMMFGLLFMAILGDLIVLPALLLSPLGRFFTLATERDATEPSA